One segment of Nitrospirota bacterium DNA contains the following:
- a CDS encoding DUF5615 family PIN-like protein encodes MIKLYLDEDVHKKIATALRLKGYDVISTHEVQKQSLSDHQQLEYAIAEGRTIFTFNVGDFNRLHKEYIKSGRNHCGILLSKQMPIGETIKHLVKFLYAHSSEEIRNNIFWV; translated from the coding sequence ATGATAAAGCTCTATCTCGATGAGGATGTTCACAAAAAAATTGCCACCGCCTTGAGATTGAAGGGATATGATGTTATTAGTACCCATGAGGTGCAGAAACAAAGTCTCTCTGATCATCAACAATTAGAATACGCAATTGCTGAAGGAAGGACGATTTTTACGTTTAATGTTGGTGATTTTAATAGACTTCATAAAGAATATATCAAGAGTGGAAGAAATCATTGCGGTATCCTGCTGTCAAAGCAAATGCCGATTGGTGAGACAATTAAACACCTTGTGAAATTTCTATATGCCCATTCATCAGAGGAAATAAGAAACAATATCTTCTGGGTTTAA
- a CDS encoding DUF433 domain-containing protein, which yields MSQIKTEHLYIEKDLERYEGKAVIKNTRIPVASIVNHYRSGMSIEEILEGYPLLKPAQLFDALSYYFDNKEEIDIELT from the coding sequence ATGTCGCAGATAAAAACAGAACATCTATATATCGAAAAAGACCTTGAAAGGTATGAGGGAAAGGCTGTTATAAAAAACACCCGAATTCCTGTCGCTTCTATCGTTAATCATTATCGTTCAGGTATGAGTATTGAGGAAATTCTCGAAGGTTATCCTTTGCTCAAGCCTGCCCAGCTTTTTGATGCCTTGAGCTATTATTTTGATAACAAGGAAGAAATCGACATAGAACTTACTTAG